A genomic stretch from Deltaproteobacteria bacterium PRO3 includes:
- a CDS encoding class I SAM-dependent methyltransferase gives MTESQAQQTERQISEEAFHDEWAKSMDLNEILVRESFEASTALENQYALEQMGEMKGRRILELGCGAGEGSVYFALQGAEVVATDISNGMVEVVSRVAEKYGVKVDAHRMTAEKIDYADGSFDFVYGNGVLHHVDFRKAVQEAARVLKPGGKAVFIEPLSYNPIINIYRHIARTVRTPDERPFRFKDLKEMYPYFSTGTHREFWFFTLWIFIYFYLIERANPAKERYWKKVIKDAPKFSRTFAFLNALDKLFLKVFPPLRYFCWNTVIVLTK, from the coding sequence ATGACAGAGAGCCAGGCGCAACAGACTGAAAGACAGATCAGCGAGGAGGCATTCCACGACGAGTGGGCCAAGTCGATGGATTTAAACGAAATATTGGTCCGGGAGAGCTTCGAGGCCTCCACCGCCCTCGAGAACCAATATGCCCTCGAGCAGATGGGCGAGATGAAGGGAAGGCGGATTTTAGAGTTGGGCTGTGGGGCGGGGGAGGGTTCGGTTTATTTCGCTTTGCAGGGGGCGGAGGTGGTAGCTACCGACATCTCCAACGGCATGGTTGAGGTCGTCAGCAGAGTCGCCGAAAAGTACGGAGTCAAGGTCGATGCCCATCGCATGACCGCCGAAAAAATAGACTATGCCGACGGATCATTCGACTTCGTCTACGGCAACGGGGTGTTGCATCATGTGGATTTCCGAAAGGCCGTTCAAGAGGCCGCACGTGTACTCAAACCAGGTGGAAAAGCGGTTTTCATCGAGCCACTTTCCTATAATCCGATTATCAACATCTATCGGCATATCGCCCGGACCGTGCGTACCCCGGACGAACGCCCATTCCGGTTCAAGGACTTGAAAGAGATGTATCCCTATTTTAGCACTGGAACCCATCGGGAGTTCTGGTTCTTCACTCTGTGGATTTTTATTTATTTTTACCTGATCGAGCGAGCCAATCCCGCCAAAGAGCGGTATTGGAAGAAAGTGATCAAGGACGCCCCGAAGTTTAGCCGAACCTTCGCCTTTCTCAACGCGCTGGATAAACTCTTCCTAAAAGTATTCCCGCCTTTGCGGTATTTTTGTTGGAATACCGTCATCGTGTTGACCAAATAA
- a CDS encoding glycosyltransferase family 2 protein produces the protein MSASRPNISVVIPVYNEASNIDLLYQRLKAALSSLGPAEYLFINDGSSDTTLAKVKALREKDPEVKYLSFSRNFGHQIAVTAGLDASSGEAVVIIDADLQDPPEIIPSLYQKFREGYEVVYAVRSRRQGEGFFKKATAKVFYRLLRYLTGFSIPVDVGDFRLMSRKAVIVFNKLRERHRYVRGMVSWLGFRQIGVEYVRDPRHSGETKYSLGKMFKLALDGITSFSNVPLQIAGHMGFWISGISLLYILYILGMKIFTDKPIIGWASTMTAIFFFGGVQLITLGVVGEYIGRISDEVKQRPIYIVDEQEGLEP, from the coding sequence ATGTCCGCTTCTAGGCCAAATATTTCGGTGGTCATCCCGGTATACAACGAGGCGAGCAACATCGACCTTCTCTATCAAAGGCTCAAGGCCGCGCTTTCCTCCCTCGGCCCCGCGGAATATCTCTTCATCAACGACGGAAGCTCGGATACCACGCTTGCCAAGGTGAAAGCTCTGCGTGAGAAGGATCCGGAGGTCAAATATCTGTCATTTTCCCGAAATTTCGGTCACCAAATCGCTGTGACGGCGGGATTGGATGCTTCCTCCGGAGAGGCGGTCGTCATCATCGATGCCGATTTGCAGGATCCTCCCGAGATCATTCCAAGCCTTTATCAAAAATTTCGCGAAGGATACGAAGTCGTCTATGCCGTGCGCAGCCGGCGTCAGGGGGAAGGCTTTTTCAAGAAGGCCACGGCGAAGGTGTTTTATCGCTTGCTTCGCTATTTGACGGGATTTTCGATCCCTGTTGATGTGGGGGATTTTCGCTTAATGAGCCGCAAGGCCGTGATCGTCTTCAATAAACTGCGGGAGCGACACCGTTATGTCCGGGGGATGGTGAGCTGGTTGGGGTTTCGGCAGATCGGAGTCGAATATGTGAGAGACCCCCGGCATTCCGGCGAGACGAAGTACAGTCTTGGCAAGATGTTCAAATTAGCCCTGGACGGGATTACCTCTTTCTCCAATGTGCCCTTGCAGATTGCCGGCCACATGGGCTTTTGGATCAGCGGGATTTCCCTCTTATATATACTTTACATCTTGGGAATGAAGATATTCACCGACAAGCCTATTATCGGATGGGCTTCTACCATGACCGCGATTTTCTTCTTTGGAGGCGTTCAGTTGATCACTCTGGGCGTAGTGGGCGAGTACATCGGTAGGATCAGCGACGAGGTGAAACAGCGCCCGATCTATATCGTCGATGAGCAGGAAGGATTGGAGCCATGA